One region of Jatrophihabitans cynanchi genomic DNA includes:
- a CDS encoding GntR family transcriptional regulator has translation MAASEAIYQDLLTGLLTGRYPAGSRLREEALATSLGTSRTPVRQALQRMHAEGLVELQPNRGALVTECSSRDLDQIYELRGMLEGYACREAAARIDCAQIDHLEQLCDQIEHELYGKQDTDFATISRLNLEFHGQLHESSGNRYLVALLGGVIRVPLVTHSFRHYTPDELTRSFAHHREIVAALRANDGRWAEAVMHSHVSAAHASLRRARDAEAGDVVDGRGEFRAAPSEFGGAWR, from the coding sequence GTGGCTGCTAGCGAGGCGATCTACCAAGACCTGCTCACCGGACTGCTGACAGGCCGGTACCCGGCCGGGTCCCGGCTGCGCGAGGAGGCGTTGGCGACGTCCCTGGGGACCAGTCGCACACCGGTTCGGCAGGCGTTGCAGCGGATGCACGCCGAAGGGCTGGTCGAACTCCAGCCGAACCGCGGGGCGCTTGTGACCGAGTGCAGCAGTCGCGACCTCGACCAGATCTATGAGCTGCGCGGCATGCTGGAGGGCTACGCGTGCCGCGAGGCCGCGGCACGAATTGACTGCGCGCAGATCGACCATCTCGAGCAGTTGTGCGACCAGATCGAGCACGAGCTGTACGGCAAACAGGACACCGACTTCGCCACGATCTCCCGGCTGAACCTGGAGTTCCACGGTCAGCTTCATGAGAGTTCGGGAAACCGCTACCTCGTGGCGCTGCTCGGCGGAGTCATCCGAGTGCCCCTGGTCACCCACAGCTTCCGTCACTACACACCCGACGAGCTCACCCGCAGCTTCGCCCATCACCGCGAGATCGTCGCCGCGCTGCGCGCGAACGACGGGCGATGGGCCGAGGCCGTGATGCACTCGCACGTCAGTGCCGCGCACGCGTCGTTGCGCAGGGCGCGCGACGCGGAGGCGGGCGACGTGGTGGACGGACGTGGCGAGTTCCGCGCTGCCCCCAGCGAGTTCGGCGGTGCCTGGAGA